In one Rutidosis leptorrhynchoides isolate AG116_Rl617_1_P2 chromosome 8, CSIRO_AGI_Rlap_v1, whole genome shotgun sequence genomic region, the following are encoded:
- the LOC139863988 gene encoding uncharacterized protein: MADIMKAHIFGTCEAGIYIIEFQKRGLPHVHMLIWPTADFKCKTPEDIDDIISAEIPSKTQDPNAYKAVTEYMLHGACGGNILDAPCIIDKKCSKHFPKPYNAETTIDEDGYAHYRRRNTGIKVSKGKGTLNNGFVVPYNRYLLPKYSAHINVEWCNRSRAIKLLLNKVKGPQTYEEIHTVDGTLHPTFKDACFAYGLINDDREWTTAINEARLWASGAQLRDLFVTILLFCNLRNYCVLEIQDILNKHGKSLSDFPNLPQPDPGLLTQLDNRLIREELNYSLAELRNEHQNLWPFFLYGPGGTGKTFVYKIILTKLRFEKLIALAIASSDKPPYMTNIMRRRFTTFTGGRTAHSRFVIRFELMENSTCRIKQKTHLGELMQEVRLIIWDEVPMTQRFAFEALDKTLKDILVAKNEANRSKLFGGVPILFGGDFLQILPVIPKGKRQEIIQACINRSELWQSCQLHTLSRIMRVNEFTADGQVDPRKQQFNKWVLDIRDGKVPTVCKDREEEPTWIEIPVEFIVKSDKPPIDAIVDTIFPDFLEIHKNEDYLSERAILTPRNDDADQINKHMFKKL, encoded by the exons ATGGCTGATATCATGAAAGCTCACATCTTTGGCACATGCGAAGCAG GCATCTATATAATTGAATTTCAAAAGCGCGGTTTGCCTCATGTACATATGTTAATTTGGCCTACAGCTGACTTTAAATGTAAGACCCCAGAAGACATCGATGATATCATCTCCGCTGAAATCCCATCCAAAACACAAGATCCAAATGCCTATAAAGCTGTTACAGAATACATGCTACATGGTGCATGTGGTGGGAATATCCTGGACGCACCTTGCATTATCGATAAAAAGTGCTCTAAACATTTCCCGAAACCCTATAACGCAGAAACAACCATAGATGAAGATGGATACGCACACTATCGACGACGAAATACTGGAATAAAAGTCAGTAAAGGAAAGGGCACACTTAACAACGGTTTTGTTGTACCTTATAATAGATATCTCCTTCCCAAATACAGTGCACATATCAATGTAGAATGGTGTAATCGATCTCGGGCCATAAA GTTGTTGTTAAACAAAGTAAAGGGTCCCCAAACGTATGAAGAAATACATACCGTCGATGGAACTTTGCATCCCACATTTAAAGATGCGTGTTTCGCGTATGGGTTGATCAATGATGATAGAGAGTGGACAACAGCTATAAATGAGGCAAGATTATGGGCATCTGGTGCACAGCTCCGGGATTTGTTTGTCACGATTTTACTTTTTTGCAAT CTTAGAAACTATTGTGTGTTGGAAATTCAAGACATCTTGAACAAACATGGTAAATCATTAAGCGATTTCCCGAACCTACCCCAACCTGACCCGGGCCTCCTGACACAGCTCGACAACCGTCTTATTCGCGAAGAGTTAAACTACAGTCTTGCAGAATTGAGGAATGAACATCAGAACTT GTGGCCTTTTTTCCTATATGGTCCCGGAGGTACCGGGAAAACTTTTGTATACAAGATCATTCTTACAAAATTAAGGTTCGAGAAACTGATAGCACTTGCCATTGCATCTTCAG ATAAACCTCCTTATATGACTAACATAATGAG GCGTCGCTTCACTACTTTTACGGGAGGCCGGACTGCCCACAGTAGATTTGTCATCCGTTTTGAACTTATGGAAAACAGCACGTGCAGAATAAAACAAAAAACACATCTTGGAGAACTGATGCAGGAAGTCAGGTTAATCATATGGGATGAAGTTCCCATGACTCAGAGGTTTGCATTTGAGGCTTTAGACAAAACGTTAAAAGATATTTTAGTTGCTAAAAATGAGGCGAACCGAAGCAAATTATTTGGCGGAGTCCCTATTTTATTTGGTGGTGATTTTCTACAAATATTGCCCGTTATACCAAAAGGAAAGAGACAGGAAATTATACAAGCCTGCATAAATCGATCTGAGTTATGGCAAAGCTGTCAGTTACACACCCTCTCCCGCATTATGCGGGTCAACGAATTTACCGCAGATGGTCAAGTTGACCCTCGAAAACAGCAGTTCAATAAATGGGTACTAGATATTAGAGACGGTAAGGTCCCTACTGTTTGTAAAGATAGAGAAGAGGAACCAACATGGATCGAGATCCCAGTTGAATTCATAGTTAAATCAGATAAACCTCCAATTGATGCGATCGTAGATACCATTTTCCCTGATTTTCTTGAAATACATAAAAATGAAGACTACTTGAGTGAGAGAGCAATTTTAACGCCCCGGAACGATGACGCAGACCAGATAAACAAACATATGTTTAAGAAGCTGTAG